AGATATAAAATGTCATTCTCTTTGTCAATACAAATGACTGTCAGTTCACATCGGTGACGATCCGCCGCACATGCCGCGCCGACAGCCCGTAGCGCTGCACCAGGTCCGGCACGGCAAGCCCCATGGCGAACATCCGGCGGATTTCCCCGTCCCGCCGTCTACGCCGTGAGTCCACCCCTGTCGGAATGTCCAGGCGGCACCCGCCCCACTCGCCGATAATCACCTCCACAGCGGTCCAGGCGCATTCTTCCCCCAATCGTTCCGCCAGCTTGGCATGCAATTCGTTTTCGCGCATACTCCTCCCGCCGCCATATGCGGCCGCGTCTTCGCCGGATCACGGCGACCTGATGTTGAGGAATATTTATTCCCGATTGGAATAAATGTCAATTGATATATTCCAAAATATGCCTAGACTTCATTCCACACCCATGCCACAAGACACACCATGCACAACGCCCCCCCCGCCTCCTCAAACGAGAACGCCACGGAAGGGTCGCTTTTCATCAAGGCCTTAAACGTCCTGGTGGAAATCAACGACGTGCCGCAAAACGCCCTGGCCGAACACGCCGGGGTCAGCCAGGGCTACGTCAGCAAGATCCTGTGCGGGAAGCAGCTCCCCAAGGAGCATCTGCGGGAACGATTGGCGGAATATTTCAACCTGTCCTACCGGGAAATGCTCGACATGGGCCGCGATCCCTCTCCGTCTGACGGGAGCGAGGCATATTCCATTCCTTTCCCCGGATCAGACCCTGCGTCGCGGCTCGATGCCGTACGCGAAGACCCCTCCTTCACCCTGGGCGACGTCGGCGGCCCTCCGCCCCGCCGCAACCATGCCCTGCTGGCCAGCCTCCTGCGCGACTTCAAAAGCCGGGAGATCCAAAACCGCTCCTATACCGAGATCCCCCTGCGCGAGGCCACGGGCTCCATGGGCGGCGGCTCCACCGAAACCGGAACCCGGGCCATCACCTACTTAAGCTTTCGCACGGAATGGATCCGCGCCAAGGGCAACCCGGAATACATGTCCGTCATCCGGGCCTTCGGGGACAGCATGTCCCCCACCATCCCCGACGGCAGCGTGGTGCTTGTGGACGAGAGCCGACGGCAGTTCGTCAAAAACAAGGTTTTCTACATCCGGCACAACGCGCAGATGTACATCAAACGCCTGGTGGGAACCCCCGCCGACATCGCCATCGTCTCCGACCAGGACGGCTCGAGCCTGCCGCTTCAGCCCGGCGAAGACTTCGAAATCATCGGCCGATGCATCTGGACGGCCAGGGATATCGAATAGCCGGGCGACCCTGGCCGTTGGAAACGCCCTTGACATATTCCACGCTTGGAATATACTTATGCCTGTCTTGTCGCACAACCAGCGAGGCATGCATGGACCCGTTCACCCTTTGGGAAAAAGCCCCCCTCGGCGGCTGGCAATCCGCCATGACTTATGCGCGTATGGAAGACGCCCGAGCGGCCCTGGACGCCTGGGCCGACGATTTTTTGGCCGAATACGGCCTGCTGCCTGTCTGCGGCCGGGATTTCCGCCTCACCGAGGACCACGCCCCGGACATCCGCCTGGAACCCAGGGCTGGCGGGCCGCAACAGATTTCGGGTTTTCCAGCAGTCATGCCCCCGCCCACCCGACGTATGACCCTTCCCGCCTGACGTCCGCCCGCACCCGAAAGCCGCCGCTTCGCCGCCAGACCAGACCTTTTTCCTTGCCGTTGACCATGGAATCAGAATACGGCATATTCATTTTCGCCTTTCCCAGTGGTGGTTCTTTCGTTTTCCGCGTTGAAAATTGCCACATCAGCACCGAAACAACGCCTGAACTCCCCGGAGTACCCCGTGAAATGGAACAATATCAAAGTCGGAACAAAAATTACGATATGTGTGGCCTTTTTCATCTGCATACTGGCTGCCTCGTCCTTTATCTCCATCCGGGGCATCCAGGACATCCTGGGCAAGGGGACGGACGCCAGTTCACTGCATGAATTGTCCAGCCGGTTCCTGCAACGCGAGGTGGACCATCTCAAATGGGTGCAAGCCCTCAGCCTGTTCGTGCATGATCCCACGTCCACGGCGCTTTCCGCCCAGACCGACCCCACCCAATGCGCCTTCGGAAAATGGTATTACAGCGAGGCCCGCACGAACATCGAACGCCGCATCCCCGCCCTGGCCGCCCCCCTGCGGGAGATCGAAGATCCCCATTCACGGCTGCACGCCACGGCCAGGCGCATCGCCGATCTGCGCGCCGCCGGGGATCTTGCCGGGGCCGAGGCCATCTTTCGCAGCGAGAGCCTGGCCCAGCTCGAAAAGGTGCAGGCCTTGCTGACGGCCATGCGCCAGACGGTGCAGGGCGACGTGGAAGGCATCGAAAAAGGCATGGCCCAGGAAGGAGCGCGCATCGAATCCACCGTGACGGTCTTCGGCGCGGTGGCCGTGCTCGTCGGCGTCGCCTTGGCCGCGCTCATCACCCTGTCCATCGTCCGCCCCATCTCCGCCGGGGTGGCCCTGGCCCGGTCCGTGGCCGCAGGCAACCTGAACCATCCCGCGCCCAAGCCCAGAGGCGACGAAATCGGGGTCTTCATCGCCAGCCTGACCGACATCGCCACGGCCCTCCGGGGCCTGACCGCCGAATACGACGACATGGTGCGGGCCATCGAGTCCGGCGATCTGCTGCGACGCGGCGACCCGGGACGCTTCCAGGGGAGTTTTGCGGGCCTCATCACCGGGGCCAACACCCTGGCCGACGTGTTCGTGGCCCACATCGACAACATCCCCACCCCGGTCTTGACCATGGATCGCGAGTTTGCCGTGCGGTTCATGAACCGCACCGGCCGCGCCCTGTTCCCCGGCCGGGAGACGCACGGTCAAAATGCCTTCGACCTCCTGCGTCCCGCTGACTGCCGCACCAGAGACTGCGCCGTGGCCACGGCCCTGCGCGAGGGCCGCATGGCCCAGGCCGAGACCGAGGCCACCCCCGGGGAACGGCGCATGGACATACGCTATTTCGCCACCCCCATCGTCAGCCGTGAGGGGGTCGTGGCCGGGGCTTTGGAAGTGATCATGGATCAGACCGACATTGTGGCCGCCCGGCGCAAGATGCTGGATGCCGCCACAGATGCCGACCAGGTGGCCACCGGGGTCGCGGACGCGGCCCGGGAATTGTCGACCCGGGTGGAGCAGGCCGGGCGGGGCTCCGAACTCCAGGCCGTGCGCCTGGGAGAGACGGCCACAGCCATGGAGGAGATGAACGCCACGGTGCTGGAAGTCGCCAAAAACGCCTCCCAGGCCGCCGAAAGTTCCGACGCGGCTAGGCAGAAGGCCAAGACCGGCGAAGACATGGTGACCCACCTGGTGCGCGGCATCGACGAGGTGCGCGCCCAGTCCATGGACCTGCTCCAGAACATGAACAGCCTGGGGGAGAAGGCCCAGGGCATCGGGCGCATCATCGGGGTCATAAACGACATCGCCGACCAGACCAACCTCCTGGCCCTGAACGCGGCCATTGAGGCCGCCCGGGCCGGAGAGGCCGGACGCGGATTCGCCGTGGTGGCCGATGAAGTCAGAAAATTGGCGGAGAAAACCATGGTAGCCACCCGCGAGGTGGGCGAGGCCATCGAAAGCGTCCAGGCCGGGGCCCGGGACAACGCGGCCCGGGTGGACGGGACGGTGCGCGCCGTGGAGCGGGTGACCGAATTGGCCGGACAATCGGGCCAGGCCTTGCGCGAGATCGTGGTTCTGGTGGACGCCGCCTCGGATCAGGTGCGCTCCATCGCCACCGCCTCCGAAGAGCAGTCCGCCGCCAGCGAGGAAATCAACCGGGCCGTGGACGAGATCAACCGGGTCTCGGCGGAGACGGCCCAGAGCATGAACGACTCGGTGCGCACGGTCATGTCCCTGGCCGAACAGTCGGACATCCTCTCGGAACTGATCCAATCCCTGCGTGGCGACGGAGTGACGGCGCAGCCGTCCTGATCCGCCCGGCGGGTTGAAAATAATCCCCGACCCTGGCACACTGTCGCTGCGTCAAACGACCGCCGTCCCGGCGATCGTTTGACGTCCCGGCCGCCACTCCAGGCAAAGGATCATCCCCCTTGGCTCACCCGCCCGACGCCCCCAAGCCCAAACGCCGCATGGCCACGCTGAGGCGCCTTTTTTTTATCGGGCTTTACCTTCTTGGGCTCCTGGTCTTCCTCGAACTCGCAGGGCGGCTGACCTGGCTTTGCCTGGACAAGACCTGGGGACTTCTGGTGCCGCAGGAGATCTCGCGCTTCGACGACGCCCTCGGCTGGTCGCTTACGCCGGGAGCCCGGGCCGTATCCAAAAGCACCGGCCAGCCCATCGAATACGCCATCAATACCGCAGGATTCCGGGACCGTGACTTCCCTCGGGAAAAACCTGCGGGCGTCTTTCGCATCCTGGTCGTGGGCGACTCCCACGCCTTCGGTTTCGGCGTGCCCCTGGACAAGCACTTCACCAAGCTCCTTGAGGGCTATTTCACGGGCGTCGAGGTCATGAACCTGGGGGTCAGCGGCTACGGCGTGGATCAGGAACTGCTTTTTCTGCGCGACACGGGCTTTGCCTACCATCCGGATCTGGTGGTGGCCTACGTGCCCCACTACGCCGACTCCCGGCACGTCCGGGACAAGGTCTGGGGCATGGGCAAACCCCGTTTCCTGCTGGAAAACGGCGCGCTGGTCCTGACCAACAGCCCCGTGGCCAACAATTCCCTCCTCTACCGTCTGCTCATTGACGCCGACCGCTTCGCATCCTCCTGGAGCAAGGCCTATCTGCTGCTCCGCGACGCCGTGATCCACTTTTCCGTACAAAAGGACCAGGTCAAGGCCGAAACCCTGCCCGATGACCTGGCCCGCTCCGTGGGCAACGGCGCCGCAACCACGGCCGCCACTGCCGATAAACCCGCCGGGGAAACCGCTCCAGTCGCTCCGGACGCGGCTGCAGCCGAGGCCGAGGCCCTTCTGGCCGAGGTCAACCGCATGGGCGAGACCATCGTCTTCGCCATGAACGACGAATCAGAAGCCCATGGCGCGAAATTCGCCCTGGTGACGCGCATTGGCGTATTGGCCGTGGCCGCCTACAACCGGGGGATTCCCGCCCTGTACCTCTTCGATCCCCTGCAAAATCCCCGGCTGATCCTGGCCGGAGATCCCACCCGGCACCCCAACGAACCGGCCAGCGGCATCATCGCCTGGGAGATCGCCCGTTTCCTCATGGCCAACGGCTTGGTGCCCGCGCCCCACATTCCGCAGCACGGCATCCCAAAATAGTTTTTCGGCGCGATTCTTGCTTGTTTTTCGCTAGACCGTGGCCAGAAGCGTCCGGGACGGGGGTGGCGTCAGACCCGCCGTGGATGTCGCCGAATAGGCCGCCGCCGCGTAGGGACGGGTGGCCAGGGGCATGGCCCAATCGCAAGAGCCGCAGGTCGAACCGGCCTCGGCCATGCGCTGGGACAGGGTCGCCGCCTCAAGGACCGCCGCGAAGGACTCGGCCCTGGAAAAGCCGCCCAACGCCGTTGTTGCGTCAGAGCCCGAGTTCGCTGCGGAAACCGAGACATCGTCAGAGAGGAGTTCGACGTTGCGCGAGGTGTACGAGATGCCGAATTTGCCAAACGACAGTCCGGCCTCGGTGGTCACCACCCGGGCGCGCAAAGGGGTCGAGGAAGCCGCCGCCAGGGAGGATTCCTGCGCATAGATCGCAAAAGGGGTCTGTCCGACCGCTGAAACGGCCATGGAGCGACTCGCCTGCCGCGTCGGGATCTCCCCGGGCGACGTTTGTTCGGCTGCCTTGCCGACGGTCGTCCCCGCCTGCACAAGGCAGGGGACCGCATCTCCATCCATGGATGCGTTTCTGGGTGTCGATCTTCATAT
Above is a genomic segment from Desulfolutivibrio sulfodismutans DSM 3696 containing:
- a CDS encoding Mor transcription activator family protein; the encoded protein is MRENELHAKLAERLGEECAWTAVEVIIGEWGGCRLDIPTGVDSRRRRRDGEIRRMFAMGLAVPDLVQRYGLSARHVRRIVTDVN
- a CDS encoding LexA family transcriptional regulator yields the protein MHNAPPASSNENATEGSLFIKALNVLVEINDVPQNALAEHAGVSQGYVSKILCGKQLPKEHLRERLAEYFNLSYREMLDMGRDPSPSDGSEAYSIPFPGSDPASRLDAVREDPSFTLGDVGGPPPRRNHALLASLLRDFKSREIQNRSYTEIPLREATGSMGGGSTETGTRAITYLSFRTEWIRAKGNPEYMSVIRAFGDSMSPTIPDGSVVLVDESRRQFVKNKVFYIRHNAQMYIKRLVGTPADIAIVSDQDGSSLPLQPGEDFEIIGRCIWTARDIE
- a CDS encoding methyl-accepting chemotaxis protein, giving the protein MKWNNIKVGTKITICVAFFICILAASSFISIRGIQDILGKGTDASSLHELSSRFLQREVDHLKWVQALSLFVHDPTSTALSAQTDPTQCAFGKWYYSEARTNIERRIPALAAPLREIEDPHSRLHATARRIADLRAAGDLAGAEAIFRSESLAQLEKVQALLTAMRQTVQGDVEGIEKGMAQEGARIESTVTVFGAVAVLVGVALAALITLSIVRPISAGVALARSVAAGNLNHPAPKPRGDEIGVFIASLTDIATALRGLTAEYDDMVRAIESGDLLRRGDPGRFQGSFAGLITGANTLADVFVAHIDNIPTPVLTMDREFAVRFMNRTGRALFPGRETHGQNAFDLLRPADCRTRDCAVATALREGRMAQAETEATPGERRMDIRYFATPIVSREGVVAGALEVIMDQTDIVAARRKMLDAATDADQVATGVADAARELSTRVEQAGRGSELQAVRLGETATAMEEMNATVLEVAKNASQAAESSDAARQKAKTGEDMVTHLVRGIDEVRAQSMDLLQNMNSLGEKAQGIGRIIGVINDIADQTNLLALNAAIEAARAGEAGRGFAVVADEVRKLAEKTMVATREVGEAIESVQAGARDNAARVDGTVRAVERVTELAGQSGQALREIVVLVDAASDQVRSIATASEEQSAASEEINRAVDEINRVSAETAQSMNDSVRTVMSLAEQSDILSELIQSLRGDGVTAQPS
- a CDS encoding SGNH/GDSL hydrolase family protein; the encoded protein is MAHPPDAPKPKRRMATLRRLFFIGLYLLGLLVFLELAGRLTWLCLDKTWGLLVPQEISRFDDALGWSLTPGARAVSKSTGQPIEYAINTAGFRDRDFPREKPAGVFRILVVGDSHAFGFGVPLDKHFTKLLEGYFTGVEVMNLGVSGYGVDQELLFLRDTGFAYHPDLVVAYVPHYADSRHVRDKVWGMGKPRFLLENGALVLTNSPVANNSLLYRLLIDADRFASSWSKAYLLLRDAVIHFSVQKDQVKAETLPDDLARSVGNGAATTAATADKPAGETAPVAPDAAAAEAEALLAEVNRMGETIVFAMNDESEAHGAKFALVTRIGVLAVAAYNRGIPALYLFDPLQNPRLILAGDPTRHPNEPASGIIAWEIARFLMANGLVPAPHIPQHGIPK